Proteins from one Deinococcus sp. AB2017081 genomic window:
- a CDS encoding Rod shape-determining protein MreD, whose amino-acid sequence MTIERPRRRSIRILRAAGYVVALIAVQGLLSRLADAAAIAAPDLFLLTGAGVAWRFRPAWALVAAFAVGLLQDVLGGGLLGLHAAGVAGGALLVMVVRRYFSNSGPVQGLLTVVAAVVGEWAAFLALTYWLRSDLVTVPLLVRTVPVLFAGTLILAGVWERVITWGLGPRSSPEDLS is encoded by the coding sequence GTGACCATTGAGCGGCCCCGCCGCCGCTCGATCCGGATCCTGCGGGCGGCCGGATATGTGGTGGCGCTGATCGCCGTGCAGGGCCTGCTCTCGCGCCTTGCGGACGCCGCCGCCATCGCCGCGCCGGATCTGTTCCTGCTGACCGGCGCCGGCGTGGCGTGGCGCTTCCGGCCCGCGTGGGCGCTCGTCGCCGCGTTCGCAGTGGGCCTGCTGCAGGACGTCCTGGGGGGCGGCCTGCTGGGGCTGCACGCGGCCGGGGTGGCCGGCGGGGCGCTGCTGGTGATGGTCGTGCGGCGGTACTTCTCGAACAGTGGCCCGGTGCAGGGCCTGCTGACGGTGGTGGCGGCGGTCGTGGGCGAGTGGGCGGCCTTCCTGGCCCTGACGTACTGGCTGCGCTCGGATCTGGTCACGGTGCCGCTGCTGGTGAGGACGGTTCCGGTGCTGTTCGCCGGAACGCTTATCCTGGCAGGCGTGTGGGAACGCGTCATCACCTGGGGCCTGGGGCCGCGCTCGTCCCCCGAGGATCTGTCGTGA
- the mreC gene encoding rod shape-determining protein MreC: MNWRRLLLVYALLLGLSMVATRFQVVAPTALRSTTVPITRVSVTVADNLRHAYDSLVHERALARDNAELRRQNDVLRQRNELLTREAARLRQLDVITRTQAPNAVGIAQVVAVSPTTLTARLTLNLGRNAGVRIRMPVTVPGGLIGQVTDVAASQSTVVALVDPESSVGVSLDGNKGGRGLARGLPPDRLRAEFSRSVPVKVGDVLVTNSLGGVFPVGIRVGTVEQVMPLGPNDVSRVVIVKPAVDVGVVEDVTILEGL, translated from the coding sequence GTGAACTGGCGGCGGCTGCTGCTGGTGTACGCGCTGCTGCTGGGACTCAGCATGGTCGCGACCCGGTTTCAGGTGGTCGCTCCGACCGCGCTGCGCTCCACGACCGTGCCGATCACGCGGGTGAGCGTGACGGTCGCGGACAACCTGCGCCACGCCTACGACTCGCTGGTTCACGAGCGTGCCCTGGCCCGCGACAATGCCGAGCTGCGCCGCCAGAATGACGTCCTGCGCCAGCGCAACGAGCTGCTCACCCGCGAGGCGGCCCGCCTGCGTCAGCTGGACGTGATCACCCGGACGCAGGCGCCCAACGCCGTGGGAATCGCGCAGGTCGTGGCGGTGTCGCCGACCACGCTCACCGCGCGGCTGACGCTGAACCTGGGCCGCAATGCCGGCGTGCGCATCCGGATGCCAGTGACGGTGCCCGGCGGCCTGATCGGCCAGGTCACCGACGTGGCCGCGTCCCAGTCCACGGTGGTCGCGCTCGTGGATCCGGAGAGCAGCGTGGGCGTGAGCCTGGACGGCAACAAGGGCGGCCGGGGGCTGGCCCGGGGCCTGCCGCCAGACCGACTGCGGGCAGAGTTCTCGCGCTCGGTGCCGGTCAAGGTCGGGGACGTGCTGGTCACGAACAGCCTGGGGGGCGTGTTCCCGGTCGGCATCCGCGTGGGCACGGTCGAACAGGTCATGCCGCTCGGCCCGAACGACGTGAGCCGCGTGGTGATCGTGAAACCGGCGGTGGATGTCGGCGTGGTCGAGGACGTCACGATCCTGGAGGGCCTGTGA
- a CDS encoding Maf family nucleotide pyrophosphatase, giving the protein MSEPVPGVDAGGPTVVLASGSPRRRELLTLLGVPFTVQVSGDPEESVTQEPAALAGELALQKARTVAREIPGAVVIGSDTVVALGSRLLGKPTDADENAAFLRLLSGRTHQVYTGVAVVGPDREDTEVARADVTFRSLSPAEIAHYAASGEGLDKAGGYGIQALGMALVERVEGEYSTVVGFPLSVVIRRLRAAGVPVWNDLRGHVAEAGPA; this is encoded by the coding sequence ATGTCTGAACCCGTACCCGGCGTGGATGCCGGGGGGCCCACGGTCGTGCTGGCGTCCGGCAGCCCCCGGCGGCGCGAGCTGCTGACCCTGCTCGGCGTGCCCTTCACGGTGCAGGTCAGCGGCGACCCCGAGGAGAGCGTCACGCAGGAACCGGCCGCCCTGGCGGGTGAGCTGGCGCTCCAGAAGGCGCGGACGGTGGCACGCGAGATCCCCGGCGCGGTCGTGATCGGATCGGACACCGTGGTCGCGCTCGGGAGCCGGTTGCTGGGCAAGCCCACGGACGCCGACGAGAACGCCGCGTTCCTGAGGCTGCTGTCGGGCCGCACCCATCAGGTCTACACGGGCGTCGCGGTGGTCGGCCCTGACCGGGAGGACACCGAGGTGGCCCGCGCCGACGTGACCTTCCGGTCGCTCAGTCCCGCCGAGATCGCGCACTACGCCGCGTCGGGCGAGGGGCTCGACAAGGCCGGCGGCTACGGCATCCAGGCGCTGGGCATGGCCCTGGTGGAGCGGGTCGAGGGTGAATACAGCACCGTGGTCGGGTTTCCGCTGTCGGTCGTGATCCGCCGGCTGCGGGCGGCGGGCGTTCCGGTGTGGAACGACCTCCGTGGGCACGTGGCGGAGGCTGGCCCGGCGTGA
- the deoC gene encoding deoxyribose-phosphate aldolase produces the protein MKLAPYIDHTLLKATATPADIEQLCAEARQHAFYAVCINPVYVPLAARLLSGSGVKVATVCGFPLGAVTPQQKADEARTSVALGADEVDMVIHIGAALAGDWAAVQADVQAVRDATAGHVLKVIIETCYLNEEQKRRATEAAVQGGADFVKTSTGFGTGGATPEDVRLMRDVIAGRAQIKAAGGVRSAADAQAMIEAGATRLGTSGGVALVAGDRMGEGY, from the coding sequence GTGAAGCTCGCGCCGTACATCGACCACACCCTCCTGAAGGCCACGGCCACGCCCGCCGACATCGAACAGCTCTGTGCCGAGGCTCGTCAGCACGCCTTCTACGCGGTGTGTATCAATCCCGTGTATGTCCCGCTAGCGGCCCGGCTGCTCTCGGGCAGCGGCGTGAAGGTCGCCACCGTGTGCGGCTTTCCGCTGGGGGCCGTGACCCCGCAGCAGAAGGCCGACGAGGCGCGCACCAGCGTGGCACTGGGCGCCGACGAGGTGGACATGGTGATCCATATCGGCGCGGCCCTGGCGGGCGACTGGGCCGCCGTACAGGCCGACGTCCAGGCGGTGCGTGACGCCACGGCGGGGCATGTCCTGAAGGTCATCATCGAGACCTGCTACCTGAACGAGGAGCAGAAGCGCCGGGCCACCGAGGCCGCCGTGCAGGGCGGCGCCGACTTCGTGAAGACCAGCACCGGCTTCGGCACCGGCGGCGCGACCCCCGAGGACGTGCGTCTGATGCGCGACGTGATTGCTGGCCGCGCACAGATCAAGGCAGCGGGCGGCGTGCGCTCGGCCGCCGACGCGCAGGCCATGATCGAGGCCGGTGCGACCCGCCTGGGCACCTCGGGCGGCGTGGCGCTGGTGGCCGGCGACCGGATGGGCGAGGGCTACTGA
- a CDS encoding peroxiredoxin, whose amino-acid sequence MTTPVHIPVPGEPFPDFALPDAHGSVHTLSGLRGRYVVLYAYPKDDTPGCTKEACDFRDNALLRAHGAAILGISADDADSHGAFAAKYDLPFPLLSDMDSAFLRNIGTFGEKTSFGKVTQGIRRQTFLIDPDGRLVKAWLNVKVDGHADAVAAAMTKDQARHG is encoded by the coding sequence ATGACGACCCCCGTCCACATCCCGGTTCCCGGTGAACCCTTCCCCGACTTCGCCCTGCCGGATGCCCACGGCAGCGTCCACACCCTGTCCGGTCTGCGGGGACGCTACGTGGTGCTGTACGCGTACCCCAAGGACGACACCCCCGGCTGCACGAAGGAGGCCTGCGACTTCCGCGACAACGCGCTGCTGCGCGCCCACGGCGCCGCGATCCTGGGCATCAGCGCCGATGACGCGGACAGCCATGGGGCCTTTGCGGCCAAGTACGACTTGCCGTTTCCGCTTCTGAGCGACATGGACTCTGCGTTCCTGCGGAACATCGGCACCTTCGGTGAGAAGACCAGCTTCGGTAAGGTCACCCAGGGCATCCGCCGTCAGACCTTCCTGATCGACCCGGACGGCCGCCTCGTGAAGGCGTGGCTGAATGTGAAGGTGGACGGCCACGCCGATGCCGTCGCCGCCGCCATGACGAAGGATCAAGCACGGCATGGGTGA
- the rpiA gene encoding ribose 5-phosphate isomerase A, which produces MGEPLNLEALKQQAAVRATDLVRSGMRVGLGTGSTAKYAIEEIGRRVGSGELTGIVGVATSEASDVLARQVGIVVEPLDPRPLDIAIDGADEIDPQLDLIKGLGGALLREKLTEIQTGTLVIIADHTKTVAHLGQKAPVPIEIARFGFLSTIERLRAILPGGRLRQPGAQPYVTDNGNYIYDGQLPPEFDPAVLERQLKGTLGVVETGFFLGMATHAFVAAPDGVQEYRRR; this is translated from the coding sequence ATGGGTGAGCCCCTGAATCTGGAGGCCCTGAAGCAGCAGGCCGCTGTCCGTGCCACCGATCTCGTGCGCAGCGGCATGCGCGTCGGCCTGGGCACCGGCAGCACGGCGAAATACGCCATCGAGGAGATCGGACGGCGTGTGGGCAGCGGCGAGCTGACCGGCATCGTGGGGGTGGCCACCAGCGAGGCCAGCGACGTGCTGGCGCGGCAGGTGGGGATCGTGGTCGAGCCGCTCGACCCGCGTCCACTGGACATCGCCATCGACGGCGCGGACGAGATCGACCCGCAGCTCGACCTGATCAAGGGTCTGGGCGGCGCCCTGCTGCGCGAGAAGCTCACCGAGATTCAGACCGGCACGCTGGTCATCATTGCCGACCACACCAAGACCGTCGCCCACCTGGGCCAGAAGGCCCCGGTGCCCATCGAGATCGCCCGCTTCGGGTTCCTGAGCACCATCGAACGTCTGCGGGCCATCCTGCCCGGCGGCCGGCTGCGTCAGCCAGGAGCCCAGCCCTACGTGACTGACAACGGCAACTACATCTACGACGGACAGCTGCCGCCCGAATTTGATCCCGCCGTGCTGGAGCGCCAGCTCAAGGGCACGCTGGGCGTCGTCGAGACGGGCTTCTTCCTGGGCATGGCGACGCACGCCTTCGTGGCCGCCCCGGACGGGGTTCAGGAATACCGGCGCAGGTAG
- a CDS encoding thioredoxin domain-containing protein, translated as MNRLAQESSPYLLQHADNPVDWHPWGEAAFALARERDVPVLLSVGYSTCHWCHVMAHESFEDDATAAQMNEHFVNVKVDREERPDVDAVYMAATQAMTGQGGWPMTVFLTADAQPFYAGTYFPPRDGHGLPSFRRVLDSVTRAWTTERSQLLGSAQALSDHIREASQPTGGADALPADASARAVDNLRRAFDAQHGGFGRAPKFPAPTTLDFLLTRPDGRNMALGTLRAMLAGGIHDQLGGGFHRYSVDERWRVPHFEKMLYDNAQLTRTLLRAWQSTGDDTFADAARSTLAYLTREMRDATGGFYSAQDADTQGVEGLTFTWTPQEVRDVLPPDDADLVLAHLGIRDEGDFLDPHRPEYGRRSVPHVAVSAEHLAVQHGTTVPEMMARLADLRSRLLVTRQTRPQPGTDTKVLASWNGLALAAFADAARLLRDDTYLETARGIAALIDAQFRLPDGTLRHTWAQGVARVEGLLEDHALVALGLVALLQAGGDRTHLHRARELWHVVVRDFWNDDAGVFMASGGRAEALLTRQAPGFDSAVISDNAAAALLALWMDRYFDEPGAAERAQRTVNAFAPDMLAATGGFGGLWQAAAFLAAPHAEVAILGTPAERAPLEAIAATVPLPFVALSYTTPGDDLPVLEQRPGGGLAYVCVGRTCDLPTRDPDVFRKQLEGLQARLDRVEQTQE; from the coding sequence ATGAACCGCCTGGCCCAGGAATCGAGTCCGTACCTGCTGCAGCACGCCGATAACCCCGTGGACTGGCATCCGTGGGGCGAGGCCGCCTTCGCCCTGGCCCGGGAACGCGACGTCCCGGTGCTGCTGTCGGTGGGGTATTCCACATGCCACTGGTGCCACGTCATGGCCCACGAGAGCTTCGAGGACGACGCCACCGCCGCCCAGATGAACGAGCACTTCGTGAACGTGAAGGTCGACCGCGAGGAGCGGCCCGACGTGGACGCCGTGTACATGGCCGCCACGCAGGCGATGACCGGCCAGGGCGGCTGGCCCATGACCGTGTTCCTGACCGCTGACGCCCAGCCCTTCTACGCCGGCACGTACTTCCCGCCCCGCGACGGGCACGGCCTGCCCAGTTTCCGGCGCGTGCTGGACTCGGTCACACGGGCGTGGACGACCGAGCGAAGCCAGCTGCTGGGCAGCGCCCAGGCCCTCAGCGACCACATCCGCGAGGCGAGCCAGCCCACGGGCGGCGCTGACGCCCTGCCAGCGGATGCCTCGGCGCGGGCGGTGGACAACCTGCGCCGCGCCTTCGATGCCCAGCACGGCGGCTTCGGCCGCGCCCCGAAGTTCCCCGCCCCCACGACGCTGGACTTCCTGCTGACCCGCCCTGACGGCCGGAACATGGCACTGGGCACGCTGCGGGCCATGCTGGCGGGCGGGATCCATGACCAGCTCGGCGGCGGCTTCCACCGCTACTCCGTGGACGAGCGCTGGCGCGTGCCGCACTTCGAGAAGATGTTGTATGACAACGCCCAGCTGACCCGCACCCTGCTGCGGGCGTGGCAGTCCACCGGCGACGACACCTTCGCGGACGCCGCCCGCTCGACCCTGGCCTACCTGACCCGCGAGATGCGGGATGCCACGGGTGGTTTCTACTCCGCCCAGGACGCCGACACCCAGGGCGTCGAGGGCCTGACCTTCACGTGGACACCGCAGGAGGTGCGCGACGTGCTGCCCCCCGACGACGCCGACCTCGTGCTGGCCCACCTGGGCATCCGTGACGAAGGGGATTTCCTCGACCCGCACCGCCCGGAGTACGGCCGCCGCAGCGTGCCACACGTGGCCGTGTCGGCCGAGCACTTGGCCGTGCAGCACGGGACGACGGTGCCAGAGATGATGGCGCGGCTGGCAGACCTGCGCTCGCGCCTGCTCGTCACACGCCAGACCCGCCCGCAGCCCGGCACCGACACGAAGGTGCTCGCGTCATGGAATGGCCTCGCCCTGGCCGCCTTCGCGGACGCCGCCCGCCTCCTGCGTGACGACACGTACCTGGAGACCGCGCGGGGCATCGCCGCCCTCATCGACGCCCAGTTCCGTCTGCCCGACGGCACGCTGCGCCACACCTGGGCGCAGGGCGTGGCCCGCGTCGAGGGCCTGCTGGAGGATCACGCCCTGGTCGCCCTGGGCCTCGTGGCGCTGCTTCAGGCCGGCGGCGACCGGACACACCTGCACCGCGCCCGCGAGCTGTGGCACGTGGTCGTGCGCGACTTCTGGAACGACGACGCCGGCGTGTTCATGGCCTCCGGTGGCCGCGCCGAGGCGCTGCTGACCCGGCAGGCCCCCGGCTTCGACTCGGCCGTGATCAGCGACAACGCCGCCGCCGCCCTGCTGGCCCTGTGGATGGATCGCTATTTCGACGAGCCGGGCGCGGCTGAGCGGGCCCAGCGCACTGTGAACGCCTTCGCCCCGGACATGCTGGCGGCCACCGGCGGCTTCGGCGGGCTGTGGCAGGCCGCCGCCTTCCTGGCCGCCCCCCACGCCGAGGTCGCGATCCTGGGCACGCCGGCGGAACGCGCTCCACTGGAGGCCATCGCGGCAACGGTGCCCCTGCCCTTCGTGGCGCTGTCGTACACCACGCCCGGCGACGACCTGCCCGTGCTGGAGCAGAGGCCGGGCGGCGGGCTGGCCTACGTGTGTGTCGGCCGCACCTGCGACCTTCCCACTCGCGATCCCGACGTGTTCCGGAAGCAGCTGGAAGGGTTGCAGGCACGGCTAGATCGGGTGGAACAGACGCAGGAGTGA
- a CDS encoding transglutaminase-like domain-containing protein — translation MAPPESFPAVPDHAEPGAIENPVRVRAGFSLTFEVPFPTPMLFVVQPTDRLGATGTRQRILAQRTLGAAEGIHTYTDMHGNLIWRALAQPGTFTLGHDLLAEITRHPDPQLHGLRKTPVEELPDETIGYLLPSRYVDSDLVSAEAWDRFGHIQGGWAQVQAISDFLYAECTYGYGSTSTTTAKQAFDSRRAVCRDFAHMGVAFCRALNIPARYVCGYMPDIDIVPDPVPMDFHAWFEVFLDGQWRTFDARHNRPRAGRVLIAQGRDASDVAFTTTFGSARLTHMKVWADEAPPGMTLDTPPNPRIF, via the coding sequence ATGGCCCCGCCTGAGTCCTTCCCTGCCGTTCCAGATCACGCCGAGCCCGGAGCCATCGAGAACCCCGTCCGAGTCCGCGCGGGGTTCTCCCTCACCTTCGAGGTGCCCTTCCCGACCCCCATGTTGTTCGTCGTGCAGCCCACGGATCGGCTGGGCGCGACCGGTACCCGCCAGCGGATCCTGGCCCAGCGCACCCTGGGCGCGGCCGAGGGCATCCACACCTACACCGATATGCACGGCAACCTCATCTGGCGGGCGCTGGCGCAGCCCGGTACCTTCACGCTGGGGCACGACCTGCTGGCCGAGATCACCCGGCATCCCGATCCGCAGCTGCACGGCCTGCGCAAGACTCCGGTCGAGGAGCTGCCGGACGAGACCATCGGCTACCTGCTGCCGAGCCGCTATGTGGACAGCGACCTCGTGAGCGCCGAGGCGTGGGACCGGTTCGGGCACATCCAGGGGGGCTGGGCGCAGGTACAGGCGATCAGCGACTTCCTGTATGCCGAATGCACCTACGGCTACGGCAGCACGTCGACCACCACCGCGAAGCAGGCCTTCGATTCCCGCCGCGCCGTGTGCCGGGACTTCGCGCACATGGGTGTCGCGTTCTGCCGCGCCCTGAACATTCCGGCCCGCTACGTGTGCGGGTACATGCCCGACATCGACATCGTGCCGGATCCGGTGCCCATGGATTTCCACGCGTGGTTCGAGGTGTTCCTCGACGGCCAGTGGCGCACCTTCGACGCCCGCCACAACCGGCCCCGCGCCGGCCGGGTGCTCATCGCGCAGGGCCGCGACGCCAGCGACGTGGCCTTCACCACCACGTTTGGCAGTGCCCGCCTGACGCACATGAAGGTCTGGGCCGACGAGGCCCCCCCCGGCATGACGCTGGACACCCCGCCCAACCCGCGCATCTTCTGA
- the argJ gene encoding bifunctional glutamate N-acetyltransferase/amino-acid acetyltransferase ArgJ: MSTFPFPQGFQAAVMAAGIKPSGKTDLSGVVSATPCAWAFAGTRSTTAAACVVRNRDVYAGGQPVRGLVVNAGNANAATGARGANDNEDMADAFGSVLNLPAEQVLTASTGIIGHLLPMDRVLSGIEHLPDELSTDADPFAHAIMTTDTRVKLAHATLPGGARIVGTAKGSGMIHPDMATMFAFAFTDAEIGQTALRAAFPAIVARTFNAVTVDGDTSTNDMAVVLANGEAGPVDLPVFLSALEGVMRDLARQIAADGEGASKLLTVRVTGAQSEAEALRAARTCCVSPLLKSAVHGNDPNWGRVIMAVGRAGVAVNVERMTVSVQGHPVFAGRPLPYEDAAVSASMKADEVVFEVGLGVGDAHGEAWGCDLSAEYVSINADYTT; the protein is encoded by the coding sequence GTGAGCACTTTTCCGTTTCCCCAGGGCTTCCAGGCTGCCGTCATGGCCGCCGGCATCAAACCCAGCGGCAAGACCGACCTGAGCGGTGTGGTGTCGGCCACGCCCTGCGCGTGGGCCTTCGCCGGCACGCGCTCGACCACGGCCGCGGCGTGTGTGGTGCGCAACCGCGACGTGTATGCCGGGGGGCAGCCCGTCCGGGGGCTGGTCGTGAACGCCGGGAACGCCAACGCCGCGACCGGCGCACGCGGCGCGAACGACAACGAGGACATGGCTGACGCCTTCGGCAGCGTCCTGAACCTGCCCGCCGAGCAGGTGCTCACCGCCAGCACCGGGATCATCGGGCACCTGCTGCCGATGGACCGGGTGCTCAGCGGTATCGAGCACCTGCCGGACGAGCTGAGCACCGACGCTGATCCGTTCGCGCACGCGATCATGACGACCGACACCCGGGTCAAGCTGGCACACGCCACCCTGCCCGGCGGGGCACGGATCGTGGGCACGGCCAAGGGCAGCGGCATGATCCACCCGGACATGGCCACCATGTTCGCCTTCGCCTTCACCGACGCCGAGATCGGTCAGACCGCGCTGCGGGCGGCGTTCCCGGCGATCGTGGCGCGCACCTTCAACGCGGTGACCGTGGACGGCGACACCAGCACCAACGACATGGCCGTCGTGCTCGCCAACGGCGAGGCCGGGCCGGTCGACCTGCCGGTGTTCCTGAGTGCCCTGGAAGGCGTCATGCGCGACCTGGCCCGCCAGATCGCCGCCGACGGCGAGGGGGCCAGCAAGCTCCTGACGGTGCGCGTGACCGGAGCGCAGTCCGAGGCCGAGGCGCTGCGGGCCGCCCGCACGTGCTGTGTGAGCCCGCTGCTCAAGAGTGCCGTGCACGGCAACGATCCCAACTGGGGGCGCGTGATCATGGCGGTGGGCCGTGCCGGCGTGGCCGTGAACGTGGAGCGCATGACCGTGAGCGTGCAGGGCCATCCGGTCTTCGCGGGCCGCCCGCTGCCGTACGAGGACGCCGCCGTGAGTGCCAGCATGAAGGCCGACGAGGTCGTGTTCGAGGTCGGTCTGGGGGTCGGAGACGCCCACGGTGAGGCCTGGGGCTGTGACCTGAGCGCCGAGTACGTGAGCATCAACGCCGACTACACGACCTGA
- a CDS encoding tryptophan-rich sensory protein — MSGLPRQLILLAATLLTLVMNYLSNALPLFGNSNKEVSDALPNAFTPAGLTFAVWGPIFLGLTVFAVYQALPAQRGPRLDRLFWPFLLGNLLNVGWLLAFQSLRYGLSVVIMLTLLASLIWLYVTVRDLPPRGAEVWTLQLPASLYVAWISVATMANITAYLVSAGVTQGALGLTPATWSAVLVVIAALLGAFFLWRFRDVAVALVLVWAFLGVYLARPEVLTVTVGVGLGVLALLVAGALALRTRPAAL, encoded by the coding sequence ATGAGCGGACTTCCCCGACAGCTGATCCTGCTGGCCGCGACCCTCCTGACGCTGGTCATGAACTACCTCAGCAACGCGCTGCCCCTGTTCGGGAATTCGAACAAGGAGGTCAGTGACGCGCTGCCCAACGCCTTCACCCCCGCCGGCCTGACCTTCGCGGTGTGGGGGCCGATCTTCCTGGGGCTGACGGTATTCGCGGTGTACCAGGCGCTGCCGGCACAGCGCGGGCCCCGGCTCGACCGGCTGTTCTGGCCCTTCCTGCTGGGCAATCTGTTGAACGTGGGGTGGCTCCTGGCCTTCCAGAGCCTGCGCTACGGCCTGAGTGTAGTGATCATGCTCACGCTGCTGGCCAGCCTGATCTGGCTGTATGTGACCGTGCGTGACCTGCCACCGCGCGGCGCGGAGGTCTGGACGCTCCAGCTCCCCGCCAGCCTGTATGTGGCGTGGATCAGCGTGGCCACCATGGCGAACATCACGGCGTATCTAGTGAGTGCCGGGGTCACGCAGGGCGCCCTGGGGCTGACCCCGGCGACGTGGTCGGCCGTGCTGGTCGTGATCGCCGCACTGCTGGGTGCATTCTTCCTGTGGCGGTTCCGCGACGTGGCTGTCGCGCTGGTGCTCGTGTGGGCGTTCCTGGGTGTGTATCTCGCGCGGCCCGAGGTGCTGACCGTCACGGTGGGGGTCGGGCTGGGCGTGCTCGCGCTCCTGGTGGCCGGGGCGCTGGCCCTCAGAACCCGGCCGGCGGCCCTGTGA
- a CDS encoding shikimate dehydrogenase encodes MPAPDSPVALIGHSGAAARALRDLGLVGVAVPHDDLAATLEACRTLRFSGALVHPSQEAALVSVTQADPVAQRVGRVDAVAFAGGVHGTFALADALTDAIEASGYATRGASALLFGHSARDLALALPLTRQGFTDIGVVGDTVPEAEAAARHLPAGLRGYPVSRADPSVATLAERADLVVVTGGTLLPGLLQPYHTVVDLTGRARPEAAATVMDLSRLPALRLARQLAHATGQRFHSDELTPLLTALA; translated from the coding sequence ATGCCTGCGCCTGATTCGCCCGTTGCCCTGATCGGCCATTCCGGGGCGGCGGCCCGCGCGCTGCGCGACCTGGGTCTGGTCGGCGTGGCCGTGCCGCACGACGACCTTGCCGCCACCCTGGAGGCGTGCCGAACCCTGCGCTTCAGCGGGGCACTGGTGCACCCGTCGCAGGAGGCGGCGCTGGTGTCCGTCACGCAGGCCGATCCGGTGGCGCAGCGGGTCGGCCGGGTCGATGCCGTCGCCTTCGCGGGCGGGGTGCACGGCACGTTCGCCCTGGCCGATGCCCTGACCGATGCCATCGAGGCGAGCGGCTACGCCACACGCGGGGCCAGCGCCCTGCTGTTCGGTCACAGCGCCCGCGATCTGGCCCTGGCCCTGCCGCTGACCCGGCAGGGCTTCACCGATATCGGCGTGGTGGGCGACACGGTTCCGGAGGCCGAGGCGGCCGCGCGGCACCTGCCCGCCGGGCTGCGGGGCTATCCGGTCAGCCGCGCCGATCCGTCCGTCGCCACCCTGGCCGAGCGCGCCGATCTGGTGGTCGTCACCGGGGGCACCCTGCTGCCCGGCCTGCTTCAGCCGTACCACACCGTGGTCGACCTGACGGGCCGGGCCCGCCCCGAGGCCGCCGCCACGGTCATGGATCTGAGCCGGCTGCCGGCCCTGCGCCTGGCGCGGCAGCTGGCCCACGCGACCGGCCAGCGCTTCCACTCGGATGAACTGACGCCGCTGCTGACCGCGCTGGCGTGA
- a CDS encoding ABC transporter permease — protein sequence MTAATAPTPARRPRQDSIFWRRFRRSGPGKAGAVIVALFVLLAVFASVIKPYDPTTDRNYRLNLKPPSIAALWNPEVAEVYRDPVTGTTNAFAYPFGTDNLGRDVLARTLHGTRISLKVGVVSTVLALLIGSLLGVVAGYFGGWFDTVMGYLTDVMLAFPGILLAIGFASIFSTDNPPLLIAALDRAFALNSPQLVTAMLAVSLVQVPVYLRLARAVVLSIREREFVQAAGALGASQSRTIFRHIVPNSLSPLIVQGALSIATATIEVAALGFLGIGAQPPLPEWGTMISDSRQYYVDAPWTMVFPGLAIFLTVLGFNLLGDGLRDVLDPRSTQ from the coding sequence ATGACTGCAGCAACCGCCCCCACGCCCGCCCGCCGGCCCCGCCAGGACAGCATCTTCTGGCGGCGCTTCCGGCGCAGCGGCCCCGGCAAGGCCGGCGCGGTCATCGTCGCGCTGTTCGTGCTGCTGGCCGTGTTCGCGTCGGTCATCAAGCCCTACGACCCCACCACGGACCGCAACTACCGTCTGAACCTCAAGCCGCCCAGCATCGCCGCGCTGTGGAACCCGGAGGTGGCCGAGGTTTACCGCGACCCGGTGACCGGCACCACCAACGCGTTCGCGTATCCCTTCGGCACCGACAACCTGGGCCGCGACGTGCTGGCCCGCACCCTGCACGGCACCCGCATCTCGCTGAAGGTCGGGGTCGTCAGCACCGTGCTGGCGCTCCTGATCGGCTCGCTGCTGGGGGTCGTGGCCGGGTACTTCGGCGGATGGTTCGACACCGTCATGGGCTACCTGACGGACGTGATGCTGGCGTTCCCCGGCATCCTGCTCGCCATCGGGTTTGCGAGCATCTTCAGCACGGACAATCCGCCCCTGCTGATTGCGGCGCTCGACCGGGCCTTCGCGCTGAACAGTCCGCAGCTGGTGACCGCCATGCTGGCCGTGTCGCTGGTGCAGGTGCCGGTCTACCTGCGGCTGGCCCGCGCCGTGGTGCTGAGCATCCGCGAGCGCGAATTCGTGCAGGCGGCCGGGGCACTTGGCGCGTCACAGTCGCGTACGATCTTCCGGCACATCGTGCCGAACTCCCTGTCGCCGCTGATCGTGCAGGGCGCTCTGAGCATCGCCACCGCGACCATCGAGGTCGCCGCACTGGGCTTCCTGGGCATCGGGGCACAGCCGCCCCTGCCCGAGTGGGGCACCATGATCAGCGATTCGCGGCAGTACTACGTCGATGCGCCGTGGACGATGGTCTTCCCCGGTCTGGCCATCTTCCTGACGGTGCTGGGCTTCAACCTGCTGGGCGACGGCCTGCGCGACGTGCTCGACCCCAGAAGCACGCAGTAA